A single genomic interval of Trachemys scripta elegans isolate TJP31775 chromosome 3, CAS_Tse_1.0, whole genome shotgun sequence harbors:
- the SPATA45 gene encoding spermatogenesis-associated protein 45, with protein sequence MGDAEKKRLIELNMTRESLCMVEGKGDSTWLRPQRRHFPQSNRSSLETYREKEPELDTGRSSWTALTPLHHKERRHFPERNNAIFG encoded by the coding sequence ATGGGTGACGCAGAGAAAAAGCGCCTGATTGAACTGAACATGACAAGGGAATCCTTGTGTATGGTGGAAGGAAAAGGTGACTCAACTTGGCTCAGACCTCAGAGGAGACACTTCCCTCAAAGTAATCGAAGTTCACTAGAGACCTACAGAGAAAAAGAGCCTGAGCTTGACactggcaggagctcctggacagCACTCACTCCTCTTCACCACAAGGAGAGGAGGCACTTTCCAGAAAGAA
- the FLVCR1 gene encoding feline leukemia virus subgroup C receptor-related protein 1 gives MLAGPPLQPNGFLPGKEAERGSHAAGVDAGALPEAQAMLPSPGVAQAPIRLSRRRLAVLAVFSLYSLVNAFQWIQYSILSSVFAHFYRASYSRVDWLSMVYMVAYVPLILPATWLLDTRGLRLTALLGSGLNCLGAWLKCASVRQDLYPLTLLAQTVCAVAQVFILGLPSRIAAVWFGPKEVSTACAVAVLGNQLGTAIGFLLPPVLVPNTVDDIDLMGHNISIMFYGTAAVSTLLFLLTGVVFDEKPKFPPSQAQAVLQDIPPEDYSYKQSIINLFRNIPFVLLLISYGMMTGAFYSVSTLLNQMIVTYYKGEEVNAGRIGLTLVVAGMVGSIICGLWLDYTKTYKQTTLIVYILSFVGMTIFTFTLDIGNLVIVFVTGGVLGFFMTGYLPLGFEFAVEITYPESEGTSSGLLNASAQIFGIFFTLVQGKLITVYDPRAGNLFLCAWMFVGIILTALIKSDLRRHTVNSGILITDLKAFS, from the exons ATGCTGGCGGGGCCCCCGCTGCAGCCCAACGGGTTCCTCCCGGGGAAGGAGGCCGAGCGCGGCAGCCACGCGGCCGGGGTGGATGCTGGGGCGCTCCCGGAGGCGCAGGCCATGCTGCCTTCCCCGGGCGTGGCGCAGGCGCCCATCCGGCTCTCCCGGCGCAGGCTGGCCGTGCTGGCCGTGTTCAGCCTCTACTCGCTGGTGAACGCCTTCCAGTGGATCCAGTACAGCATCCTGAGCAGCGTCTTCGCGCACTTCTACCGCGCCTCCTACTCCCGCGTGGACTGGCTCTCCATGGTCTACATGGTGGCCTACGTGCCGCTCATCCTGCCGGCCACCTGGCTGCTGGACACCCGCGGCCTGCGCCTCACCGCCCTGCTGGGCTCCGGCCTCAACTGCCTGGGCGCCTGGCTGAAGTGTGCCAGCGTCCGGCAGGACCTCTACCCGCTCACCTTGCTGGCCCAGACCGTGTGCGCGGTGGCCCAGGTCTTCATCCTGGGGCTGCCCTCCCGCATCGCCGCTGTCTGGTTTGGGCCTAAGGAGGTGTCCACTGCCTGCGCTGTGGCCGTGCTAGGCAACCAG CTTGGCACGGCAATTGGCTTCTTGTTACCACCAGTTTTGGTTCCAAACACAGTTGATGATATTGATCTAATGGGGCATAATATCAGCATCATGTTCTATGGAACAGCAGCAGTATCCACACTTTTATTCTTATTAACAGGAGTTG TGTTTGATGAAAAGCCTAAATTTCCTCCAAGCCAAGCTCAAGCAGTTCTCCAGGACATTCCTCCTGAAGATTACTCTTATAAACAATCAATAATTAACCTGTTCAGAAATATTCCTTTTGTGCTTTTGCTGATCAGTTATG GTATGATGACTGGGGCATTTTATTCTGTCTCCACATTATTGAACCAAATGATAGTGACATATTATAAG GGAGAAGAAGTGAATGCTGGGAGGATTGGCTTGACACTGGTGGTAGCAGGAATGGTGGGTTCCATTATTTGCGGTTTGTGGCTGGATTACACCAAAACATACAA ACAGACTACTTTAATCGTTTACATTCTCTCATTTGTTGGAATGACCATATTTACTTTCACCCTGGACATTGGAAACCTTGTAATAGTGTTTGTGACTGGAGGAGTGCTTGG CTTCTTCATGACAGGTTATCTCCCGCTTGGCTTTGAGTTTGCTGTGGAAATTACATACCCAGAGTCTGAAGGCACTTCATCAGGACTCCTTAATGCTTCAGCACAG ATATTTGGGATTTTCTTTACGCTGGTTCAAGGAAAGCTCATAACAGTATATGACCCTCGTGCGGGAAACCTTTTCCTCTGTGCATGGATGTTTGTAGGCATTATTTTAACAG ccTTAATCAAATCTGATTTGCGGAGACACACTGTAAATTCCGGGATTTTGATCACAGACCTTAAAGCT TTTTCTTGA